Proteins from a single region of Salinibacter grassmerensis:
- a CDS encoding sulfotransferase domain-containing protein, with product MDRMYDTLRTVAKSAVPDRALALVNRGVVQFNRLATESPFGEDGPALLVHCCHHRSGTVWFTRVLSTIARQYGLRFQEAEQAALEASTEVFLQDHSRIDRSALPPYRGSHMIRDPRDMVVSGYHYHLWTEEGWAHKPREKYDGKSFREALNSVGKKRGMILEMERFCEEDLQDMLRWRYGDPAFLELKYEDVIADEASHFQNLFEHYGFHDEALKVGLDVARYYSFQNLSGRNFGEVEEESHLRSGRTSQWEDHFDDELKDRFKELAGNAVVQLGYEEDNDW from the coding sequence ATGGATAGGATGTACGACACCCTACGGACCGTAGCTAAAAGTGCAGTTCCGGACCGTGCACTTGCACTGGTGAACAGAGGGGTCGTCCAGTTCAACCGACTTGCAACCGAAAGCCCGTTTGGGGAAGACGGACCGGCCTTGCTCGTGCACTGCTGCCACCATCGGAGCGGTACCGTGTGGTTTACCCGGGTGCTGTCAACGATTGCCCGGCAGTATGGTCTTCGCTTTCAAGAAGCAGAGCAAGCCGCATTGGAAGCGTCCACGGAGGTGTTTTTGCAGGATCACAGCCGCATCGACCGGTCGGCCCTTCCGCCGTACCGTGGTTCTCATATGATCCGGGATCCTCGTGACATGGTCGTGTCCGGGTATCACTATCATCTTTGGACGGAGGAGGGGTGGGCTCACAAGCCCCGTGAGAAGTACGACGGAAAGAGTTTCCGGGAGGCCCTGAACAGCGTGGGGAAGAAGCGAGGGATGATTTTGGAAATGGAGCGCTTCTGTGAAGAAGACCTTCAGGACATGCTCCGCTGGAGGTATGGCGACCCGGCATTCCTAGAGCTGAAGTATGAAGACGTAATCGCCGACGAGGCCTCTCATTTTCAAAACCTGTTCGAGCACTACGGCTTCCACGACGAGGCTTTGAAGGTCGGGTTGGATGTCGCTCGGTACTACAGCTTCCAGAACCTTTCCGGTCGTAATTTTGGCGAGGTCGAAGAAGAGTCCCACCTCCGATCGGGGCGGACGAGTCAGTGGGAGGACCACTTCGACGACGAGTTGAAAGATCGTTTTAAAGAGTTAGCCGGCAATGCGGTCGTTCAACTGGGCTACGAGGAGGACAATGACTGGTGA